A region of Paractinoplanes abujensis DNA encodes the following proteins:
- a CDS encoding LacI family DNA-binding transcriptional regulator: protein MSVKRGRPPGMMDVARLAGVSHQTVSRVLNEHPNVSEQTRLKVQAAIAELGYRPDRAARALVTGTSKVIGVVAQNSSLYGPASMLTAFEEAAQATGFAVNVGSVRNLDERSIADAVERHLDQRVAGLVVIAPVAGAGPALAALPGDVPLVTIDGDPERSSTLVTVDQVAGARAATEHLLGQGHRSVWHISGPADWFDAAGRIQGWEAALRDAGREIPPLLTGDWSAASGYRNGQLLARLPEATAVFAANDHIALGLLRALNEHGRRVPADVSIVGFDDVPEAGFYNPPLTTIKPDFDAVAQASLELLLAQIASGTTDAVRRVIKPALVVRESVAPPA, encoded by the coding sequence ATGAGCGTCAAACGTGGTCGGCCGCCGGGCATGATGGACGTCGCCCGGCTGGCGGGGGTGTCCCATCAGACGGTGTCGCGCGTGCTCAACGAGCACCCCAACGTCAGCGAGCAGACCCGCCTCAAGGTCCAGGCCGCGATCGCCGAGCTCGGCTACCGGCCCGACCGGGCCGCCCGCGCCCTGGTCACCGGCACCTCCAAGGTGATCGGCGTCGTCGCGCAGAATTCCTCCCTGTACGGGCCGGCCTCGATGCTGACCGCGTTCGAGGAGGCGGCGCAGGCCACCGGGTTCGCGGTCAACGTGGGCAGCGTGCGCAACCTCGACGAGCGGTCGATCGCCGACGCCGTCGAACGCCACCTCGACCAGCGGGTGGCCGGCCTGGTCGTGATCGCGCCCGTCGCCGGCGCCGGCCCCGCCCTGGCCGCCCTGCCCGGCGACGTGCCGCTGGTGACCATCGACGGCGACCCCGAGCGTTCGTCCACGCTGGTCACGGTCGACCAGGTGGCCGGGGCCAGAGCGGCCACCGAGCATCTGCTGGGCCAGGGTCACCGGTCGGTCTGGCACATCTCGGGCCCGGCCGACTGGTTCGACGCGGCCGGGCGCATCCAGGGCTGGGAGGCCGCCCTGCGCGACGCCGGGCGCGAGATCCCGCCGCTGCTCACCGGCGACTGGAGCGCCGCCTCGGGCTACCGCAACGGCCAGCTGCTGGCCCGCCTGCCCGAGGCGACGGCGGTGTTCGCGGCCAACGACCACATCGCGCTGGGGCTGCTGCGGGCGCTCAACGAGCACGGCCGCCGGGTGCCGGCCGACGTCAGCATCGTGGGCTTCGACGACGTACCGGAAGCGGGTTTCTACAACCCCCCGCTGACCACGATCAAACCCGACTTCGACGCGGTCGCCCAGGCCTCGCTGGAGTTGCTGCTGGCCCAGATCGCCTCGGGCACCACCGATGCCGTACGGCGGGTCATCAAGCCCGCCCTCGTGGTCCGGGAAAGCGTCGCACCCCCGGCGTAG